One genomic segment of Carassius carassius chromosome 21, fCarCar2.1, whole genome shotgun sequence includes these proteins:
- the LOC132097311 gene encoding cell division control protein 45 homolog, whose protein sequence is MFVTDIRKEFYDVVVNQRVALFVSPDIDSLCACKVLQALFHCDQVQYTLVPVAGWQDLGTAFMEHKEQYQYFVLINCGANVDLLETLQPEEDSVFFICDTHRPVDVVNVYNDTQIKLLIKQDDDLGVPSYDDIFRDDEEEDEEDGDDSGNESDGSAEPSGKRRRYDEDALERRIERQRARREWEARRREILFDYEQYEFHGTSAALVMFELAWVMSKDTKDMLWWSVIGVTDQWVHDKIPHMKYVTDIATLQRHVSRHNHRNEDEENSLSIDCMRISFEYDLRLVLYQHWSLYESICNSCYTSCSFKLWSINGQKKLQEFLADMGLPLKQVRQKFNSMDMTIKENLREVIEESANKFSMKDIRVQTFAVHFGFKNRFLASDVVHAAAALLENVEKDETPADNFIKALDCLSRSNLERLHLGIDLAKKKLKAIQQTVASCICTNLILSQGPFLYCHLLEGTPDVKLFSKPLALTLLCKYLLKAFVCSTRNKRCKILPLIMAAPLDVEKGTVIVLGIPPESETSDKKNFFGRAFEKAAESTSSRTLHDHFDTSVIELKMEDRGKFLDALITLLS, encoded by the exons ATGTTTGTGACCGATATTCGAAAGGAATTTTATGATGTTGTCGTCAATCAG AGAGTGGCCCTGTTCGTGTCTCCTGATATTGACTCTTTGTGTGCCTGTAAAGTTCTGCAG GCTCTGTTTCACTGTGATCAAGTCCAGTATACGCTGGTTCCTGTAGCAGGGTGGCAGGATTTGGGGACCGCCTTTATGGAGCATAAAGAGCAG TACCAGTATTTTGTTTTGATAAACTGTGGAGCAAATGTGGACCTGCTGGAGACCCTTCAGCCTGAGGAAGACTCAGTTTTCTTCATCTGTGATACACACCGACCTGTTGATGTGGTTAATGTCTATAATGACACACAG ATTAAGCTTCTGATAAAGCAAGATGATGACCTTGGTGTTCCGTCCTACGATGACATCTTccgtgatgatgaggaggaggatgaagaagatGGCGATGATTCTGGAAATGAAAGTGATGGCAGTGCAGAGCCTTCTGGGAAACGAAGGCGATATGATGAG GATGCATTGGAAAGGAGAATAGAACGACAACGGGCCAGGCGGGAATGGGAAGCTCGGAG gAGAGAGATTCTGTTTGATTACGAGCAGTATGAGTTTCATGGAACATCA GCAGCATTGGTGATGTTTGAGCTGGCCTGGGTCATGTCTAAAGACACCAAAGACATGCTGTG GTGGAGTGTCATTGGAGTGACAGATCAGTGGGTTCATGATAAAATCCCACA CATGAAGTATGTGACAGACATCGCAACCCTGCAGCGCCACGTGTCCAGACACAACCATAGAAATGAGGATGAGGAGAACTCCCTGTCCATCGACTGCATGAGGATCTCTTTTGAATACGA TCTTAGGCTGGTGTTATACCAGCACTGGTCTCTGTATGAGAGCATCTGTAACTCCTGCTACACATCCTGCAGCTTTAAACTCTGGTCCATCAACGGACAGAAGAAACTCCAAGAGTTCCTAGCAGACATGGG TCTCCCACTAAAGCAGGTGCGGCAGAAGTTTAACTCAATGGATATGACAATTAAAGAGAACCTGCGTGAAGTCATCGAGGAATCAGCCAATAAATTCAG TATGAAAGACATCCGTGTGCAGACGTTCGCCGTTCACTTTGGCTTTAAGAACCGGTTCCTGGCCAGTGATGTAGTTCACGCTGCGGCCGCCCTGCTGGAGAACGTGGAGAAGGATGAAACACCAGCAGACAACTTCATCAAAGCTCTGGACTGTCTGTCCAG GAGTAATCTGGAGCGGTTGCATTTAGGCATTGATCTGGCCAAGAAGAAACTGAAGGCCATTCAGCAGACTGTGGCGAGCTGCATCTGCACTAACCTCATCCTCTCACAAGGGCCTTTCCTCTATTGTCATTTACTGGAG GGAACTCCAGATGTGAAGCTGTTTTCTAAACCTCTGGCTCTGACTCTCCTCTGCAAATATCTGCTCAAAGCGTTCGTCTGCTCT ACGAGGAACAAACGCTGTAAGATCCTTCCATTGATAATGGCAGCTCCTCTGGACGTGGAGAAGGGTACCGTGATTGTCCTGGGAATTCCTCCAGAATCAGAAACGTCCGACAAGAAGAA tttcttTGGCCGGGCTTTTGAAAAGGCAGCTGAGAGCACCAGCTCCAGAACTCTACACGATCATTTCGACACTTCAG tCATAGAGCTAAAGATGGAGGACAGGGGGAAGTTTCTGGATGCCCTCATCACCCTGTTGTCATAA
- the LOC132098097 gene encoding claudin-4-like, translated as MASAALELLGLTLCVFGTLLEMTACGLPAWKVTAFVEANIVVAQTIWEGLWMSCAVQSTGQMQCKVHDSMLALSHDLQAARALTVVSSVLCVVGLMVVIAGAQCTNCIKTESVKARVVNVGGVIYIISGIFVLVPLCWMANNIISDFYNPQVMASQKREIGSALYIGWAATAMLLLGGSMLCCSCPSSGNTGYSAKYAPTKRATSNGDYDKRNYV; from the coding sequence ATGGCCTCCGCGGCTCTGGAGCTCCTGGGTCTGACCCTGTGCGTCTTCGGCACGCTCTTGGAGATGACCGCCTGCGGGCTGCCCGCCTGGAAGGTGACCGCCTTCGTCGAGGCCAACATCGTGGTGGCCCAGACCATCTGGGAAGGCCTGTGGATGTCGTGCGCCGTGCAGAGCACCGGTCAGATGCAGTGTAAGGTGCACGACTCCATGCTCGCGCTCAGCCACGACCTCCAAGCCGCGCGCGCGCTCACGGTCGTCTCGTCCGTCTTGTGCGTCGTGGGGCTGATGGTGGTGATCGCCGGCGCGCAGTGCACCAACTGCATCAAGACGGAGAGCGTCAAGGCGCGCGTGGTGAACGTCGGAGGCGTCATCTACATCATCAGTGGTATATTCGTGCTCGTGCCCCTGTGCTGGATGGCCAACAACATCATCTCCGACTTCTACAACCCTCAGGTTATGGCGTCCCAGAAGCGGGAGATCGGCTCGGCGCTCTACATCGGCTGGGCGGCCACCGCGATGCTCCTGCTCGGGGGAAGCATGCTCTGCTGCTCGTGTCCCTCCTCTGGAAACACAGGCTACTCGGCCAAATACGCGCCCACCAAAAGAGCAACATCCAACGGGGACTATGACAAGAGGAATTACGTTTAG